From the genome of Streptomyces sp. NBC_01341, one region includes:
- a CDS encoding sensor histidine kinase, giving the protein MTTGDTSAVRPGPIARLSVQNWVHLILAGFVVVVCGCLVVGGLVLSRISDRTTDLVDRIQPARSSSFQLQNSLLDQETGVRGYALTGDQSFLEPYKAGRQAERERMDRVRTLIGHQQPYAEDLDRIAEAAQEWRTQHAEPLIAAVRASGPTGASSGPILRSKAEFDALRVLYTAQQSHLDEARDHARADLGDARRTRDRVLVALVLGFVLTIVSLSLLLHRVVGRPLHALTAASNRVRSGAFSSRIEVSGPSDVRAVAAAAEDMRRRLVAELAESQERETLLAEQTAELRRSNSELEQFAYVASHDLQEPLRKVASFCQLLEKRYSAELDDRARQYIDFAVDGAKRMQVLINDLLTFSRVGRVQQTWKPVDLGSSLDRAMSNLTLAVEESGATVVREDALPELLGDSTSLTMVWQNLIGNAVKFRRPDVPCRITVGCVREDENWHLTVADNGIGIAPEFADKVFIIFQRLHGRDEYEGTGIGLSLCRKIVEFHGGRIWLDPAPSEGTLIHFTLPVLPEAPTHTTAELLAPAALTPRSGDAP; this is encoded by the coding sequence ATGACCACCGGAGACACATCGGCCGTACGGCCCGGTCCGATAGCGCGGCTGTCGGTACAGAACTGGGTCCATCTGATCCTCGCCGGTTTCGTGGTGGTCGTCTGCGGGTGCCTCGTCGTCGGCGGGCTCGTACTGTCCCGCATCTCGGACCGGACCACCGACCTGGTGGACCGCATCCAGCCCGCCCGGTCCTCCTCCTTCCAGCTGCAGAACTCGCTGCTCGACCAGGAGACCGGGGTGCGCGGTTACGCGCTCACCGGCGACCAGTCGTTCCTGGAGCCCTACAAAGCGGGCAGGCAGGCGGAACGGGAGCGGATGGACAGGGTCCGCACGCTGATCGGCCACCAGCAGCCCTACGCCGAGGACCTGGACCGGATCGCCGAGGCGGCCCAGGAGTGGCGCACCCAGCACGCGGAGCCGCTCATCGCCGCCGTGCGCGCGAGCGGGCCCACCGGTGCGTCGTCCGGACCGATCCTGCGCAGCAAGGCGGAGTTCGACGCCCTGCGCGTCCTCTACACCGCCCAGCAGAGTCATCTGGACGAAGCACGGGACCACGCCCGTGCCGATCTCGGCGACGCGCGTAGGACGCGCGACCGGGTCCTCGTCGCTCTCGTCCTCGGCTTCGTGCTGACCATCGTGTCGCTGAGCCTGCTGCTGCACCGCGTGGTGGGCCGGCCGCTGCACGCGCTGACCGCCGCGTCCAACCGCGTGCGGTCGGGTGCCTTCTCCAGCAGGATCGAGGTGAGCGGTCCGTCGGACGTGAGGGCGGTGGCCGCCGCGGCCGAGGACATGCGCCGGCGCCTGGTGGCCGAGCTGGCTGAGTCCCAGGAGCGGGAGACGCTGCTCGCCGAGCAGACCGCGGAGCTGCGCCGCTCCAATTCCGAGCTGGAGCAGTTCGCCTACGTCGCTTCCCACGACCTGCAGGAACCGCTGCGGAAGGTGGCGTCCTTCTGCCAGTTGCTGGAGAAGCGCTACAGCGCCGAGCTGGACGACCGCGCCAGGCAGTACATCGACTTCGCGGTCGACGGCGCCAAGCGGATGCAGGTGCTCATCAACGACCTGCTGACGTTCTCGCGGGTGGGCAGGGTGCAGCAGACCTGGAAGCCTGTGGACCTCGGCAGCTCCCTGGACCGGGCGATGTCCAACCTGACCCTGGCCGTCGAGGAGTCCGGGGCCACCGTGGTCCGCGAGGACGCCCTGCCGGAGCTGCTCGGGGACTCCACGTCCCTCACCATGGTCTGGCAGAACCTCATCGGCAACGCGGTCAAGTTCCGCAGGCCCGACGTACCGTGCCGGATCACCGTCGGCTGTGTGCGGGAGGACGAGAACTGGCACCTCACGGTGGCCGACAACGGCATCGGCATCGCGCCGGAGTTCGCCGACAAGGTGTTCATCATCTTCCAGCGGCTGCACGGCAGGGACGAGTACGAAGGCACCGGGATCGGACTGTCGCTCTGCCGTAAGATCGTCGAATTCCACGGTGGCCGGATCTGGCTGGACCCGGCACCCTCCGAGGGCACACTGATCCACTTCACTCTGCCCGTCCTTCCGGAGGCACCCACACACACCACGGCGGAGCTGCTGGCCCCCGCCGC